Genomic DNA from Salvia miltiorrhiza cultivar Shanhuang (shh) chromosome 1, IMPLAD_Smil_shh, whole genome shotgun sequence:
GTCTTCAGAGCACCTCTCACTCATTATCATCCTTGAAATCACATTATTCGACATCCTAATCAGCTCCCTCCCAACATCAACTGACTTCCCATCACCTGCTTTTCTTGCCAGGAATCGAATGAGCTGCTTTATCTCGTGGCGCCTGACGGGCTGCAGCAGGTCTAGCGTCTGTCCACCGAGAAGCTGAGACATGCACACCTTCTTCATGAACTTCCAGTAAGTTCCATAAGGCGCGAAGGAGAAGTCTTTAGAGCCATAAGTCAGGTAGTCGATTGCAGCTGTTTGAGGCCGGTCTAAGAAGGAGCTTTCCTGTGTTTTGAGAATCTCTTTGGAGACCTCGGGCGATGAAGCAACTATGCAAGGAACCGAGCCAAGAGAGAGTTGAATCAACGGGCCATAGCGCGTTGAGAGCTTGGCTAATGCTTGGTGAGGTATTGGAGCTAGGAGATGGAGATGACCGATGATTGGCAGGGCTAGAGGGCTCGGAGGGAGTCTCTTGGAAGATCGGTTTCTGAAGAATGATCGGATTAGAATGGTGGAGACGAGCCATATAAGGAAGAAAATGATATATTCTTGGATTCCAACCATTGTTGAAGCTCTAGCTCTAGATGATGATAATGATGAAGGGAATGCAGGATTCTTATATAGTTCTCTTACTAGGAGTTCTTGACTTGGTAAACTCTTCTATTGcttcaaaattatatatttgacTTCTACTATAACTTCTGTTACATAAATCAATTTTtcattattgtaatgtttaaaaTATCATCTAAATTTGAATAGAGCTTTCTCCTATGCCGGCCGGCAACGTACCTTTCTGAGCCTGTAGCTTTCTTTGCTTGGTTCTGATTCTTCACCATGACTTGTGCACTCGTTTGTTTATCTTAGCATGaagcagattttttttttttaaagacactaaacaaaagaaaaaagaatgatGCCCCTAGATTGTCGATTGAAGATCCTGTTATTATTCTAGGATTCATTAAGATTTTGACAGAATCTTGAAGTTGTAATAAGTTTTCTGGGTCTTTTGCGACCAAGTCTTGGCTGTAGTTTGGACCTTACTATAATagaatttgaaattatattttgtcTGCTTCTGCTTGTTTGATTCTTTAATTTGTGTGATTGGCTTGATCATGttgtaataatataaaatattttagaaCTTATTTCATATGCATAAATGTCAAATGGACAATGTTGTGTATAGCTATGGACTGACACTACAAACAAAtatctcttctttttttcatttttttgaagTGGACTCCTGATGTGGGAAGCTTCTTGCGAATTGATGTTTTACATATAAAGAAACAAACAGTACTTGAAATAAACCTGCTGCTTTTAGCTTATAAAGAACTTGGCAGACATAATCATATATTCCTATTAAAGAGTATTAATATTCTGGCTTCTCATACAGAAACATAGGCTGAATGATATAATCATACAAGGAGCGAAATCTTGTCACACAACATACATCAAAGTAAGATATATTCATTGGAAAGACTTGAAAAGGTACTCAACAGTTACCAGCAGAAAATGAGAATTTTACATGTATTTTACTGCAGCTATTGAGTAGCAGgagcaaaaaggaaaaagaaaaagttaaaaaaaaagaaactagtAACTCCAACAAGATTCAACAAGCTCTCTTGTTCTTGCCTAACTGATCTCTGCTAATCTATATAACCGCTAATGGCATATGAACATGCATGGAAAACTAAGGATGTTCTCAAAAGTGGATAGTATGATCATTAAGAGATGATCACAAAACTAAGAATCCGATCATCAAGAGATGATCAACTGTACGTAACCAGTCAGATGTTCAATGTCCTCTGACAACCCCCAAATCCTTTAATCCCAACCTTGATTGAGGAAAATGATGCAACTCAAGAAAAACAGACAAACCTCAGCGCATTGACATCAATGTCCTCACTCTTTTCTGCCTTTCAGCTTTTTTCGCAGATGGAGTTCTCTTTAGCTTATGAAGCTCCTCCATCACCACTCGTTCAACTGTCTCAATGTTGTTCAAGAGCTTCTTTTGAGGTGTTAAGCAAGTCAAATCTCCTTCACTCTGATTGGTGATATTGAGCAATATCTTTGGCACTTTGCCAATGGTTGGTGGGCAGTGCCTAATTCCAGCCATGGGAAGTGGGGAAGTCGTAGAAAGATCTTGCTCGAGCTGAGCAACTGATGTAGATACAGATGGATCATGAACTATCTGGTCCTGGAGTAGAGGACTCTCAGTTTCTAGGCCTTCACCTTCTTCCCGACGTGCCCTTCTTCTTTCAATTGCCTAAAAATAGAATCATCTCAGAGTTAAAATTAAACAAGATATGTTGGAAGATCTCTTGACAAAACATGCTTAACTGAACCATGTACATATTAGTGTGAGCTGGAAACCTGTACAAGATTCGGCACTAAACATGTTCATGCTAAAGAATATGCGACATTTGTAGGACTAGTGGTGGATGAAAACCAAAGCCAAATAAAGCATATGCATGAACTGCATCTCCAGATGCCATATAAACCAAACGGTGATTATGGGAAATCAATCTTAGTAAATCGTTTGCTGAATTTGCACTAACGAACTCAATAATGTGACTCCTGGGGTTCTGAGCTTTTATTTGTAGGTACGCGTGAGTTAATAATGAATCAGCATTTAAGATAAAAGTAGACTAACCTTTCAacttaaataaatgaaatagtaATAAGAGGCAATATGCAGACAGAAGTCACTAATGTGTTACCATAATTGTTAATAGATTACTCTCTGATAATTAAATGTCGGTCAATGTAAACACAGCACATCCCCAATATTAAATTGCTTTAAAGATGGCTTTGAATAAGAAATTCCAAACCagcaattcaaaattttaaagatATTGAATCACAAAATTCACATCTGCAAATAGGCTGTCATGTCCAAGAGATGGGAGCTCCAAAACCAGCAAATTAGGTATAGATATTCTATTATAGTCAATAGGAAATTTTGACACCAAAGGCAAAAAATACCCATAATTGATGAACAATATATAGATAGACCAATGCAAAATATTCTAATAAGAAATCATTATACCTGCATGTAAAAGATTTGACGATGCTTGCATCTATCTACTTATGAAAGGCTACTCATAATTTCTAACACAAAGCACAACCAGTCAAGAATCATGCGTGAAAGCGACTTGTGAGAAAAAACCATTTAATTACTTTCCAATCAAAATAAGTCAAGAAACAATTAATAAATTCCTAAAAATCCCACATTACCCTCACTACAGCAGTGATGTCCCTGAGAGGTTTCCTTGGATACCAAGCAGGCAAAAGGATGCTTCCTCGCCCTCGGAGACCACCTCGACCACGGCCTCTTCCCACCACAGGGGACATGTTTTCTCGCCCCATGACCAGTGATGATGATCTCCCAAAGTTTGGGGAACGCCCAAATCTTGGACTTCCAAAGCCACCCCTTCGACGAGCAACCCCCATTGATGCAGGCGTACCCACCATTGAAGCACCTCTCCACCGGAAGGGAGTTCCAGTAGCTTGATCCTCAGCCTCCTCCTCTAGGATGAAGACATCCGAATTTCTGTTGCCACCGCCAATGATCCGCCTCCGGTTGCTGTATGAGGCCATAACGTCGTCCTCCCTTGGTAATCTGTCTCTTGCCTCCGGCATTCTATCAAAATCACCAAGAGCACAATACATTGCTCGAATGAGATAAGAACAGAAGCAAGCAGTATGTATGTGAAAATGTGAAGTAGAAACAAGTGTAGTTCCATATAGAAAATCACTAGAATAACTAAGAAATTCTTAGTGATTACAAGAAATATACTCAATTTCATTTAGAAATTTCATACACAGACGTAATCAATATTTTCTGAGCGCCGAGATTGCTGATCAAACATgtatttacaaaaatatcaaTAACCCCAAAATCCACACAAAGTAAACAACAAAAATGAAGAAACTAAATCTTGAGATACAAACCTGCAATAACACATACAGAAATTAAAGAAACTTTGAAGCATTACACCACATAAAACCTATCATTTGTCAACATGCCAGTGAACTAACGAAAGAAAacccccaaaaaaataaaaatatttcttcGGCACCTTACTGTTCTATGGAAATTCTTGAGACGACTTCAATCGTGGAAGTGAAGTAGGTTTACACAGCAATGGAGTTGGGCATCGAGCTGCGTGTGTCTGTGAAGtgaagaaagagaagaagacGAGATTTGGGGAAATTTGGTGTGCGAGAGAGAAGGTGAACTGGCAAATTTTTCAAATGAAATTTGGGCGGCATTTATACTTGGCCGAACTGAAAATTGTTAGATCAAAAATCAACAGTaaaaaattttagttttcaaatttCACAGTGGGCGGGCTTGGGTTGCTTCGTAAAGCCAAGGTTTCGGACGAAATTACTGTTCTGCCCCGCATcactttttttctattttagggCCATAATCCTTCTAAATTTGAATTGGATAAAACGTAGTACTAATATCTTGGCAAGTGGCAACTCTGTATTTTATTTCGTGTATGGTAAGGTGAATTGTGACAGAACATTTTGGTTGACAAATATATAATGTTATTGCTGTTTTAATCACAAAACAGTTGTGCttactttctttttatttttcactaaCTTATATGCTAACTTTagaaataaattcataaattcatTAAATACTCCTTTTTAGAGTTACATTCATTAAATTATAAATGGTTAATTTCCTATAAATTActtgatttttatcaaattttaattttacatacTAACTTTAAGTTTGCGTGGTAATTGCTGAATTATTGATAATCTGATTTTGCTATCAATCAGTATTAAACTAAACTTACTGTTGACACGCCTAGCTGGCATAATCATTTTCATGTACCAATTAATTGACAAAAACGTCGTCTTTTCTTATGAAATAATGTCAATTGTTCAGCTACTCTACTCGTAAATTAGGCTGAAATCCTTATTAATAGtgaaatcagataaaatcaataaattagtaattatcaatgtaaaatcaaaaattgataaaagttcagtaatttatagACAATTATAAGCTATACTATATTTTTGTATGATTTAATCCTAAACTAATTGCAGGTTCTGATGCAGAAAAATTCTCTTTGTTTTTTAAGCAATAATAGACTAGTTTTAATTATAaacttcatttttttaaattgtaattCTAAGTTTGACAGAATTTAaaactttttaaaaataatacaaaccacacacacatcccacctagtggttattatGGCCGATAgtattcgaacctgtgacctcttggacaacaaacaaccaccccaaccactaggtcatcccaaggggacaaaatatatatatattttagattgTTGTACGTGTTAGTTAGGGCTAATTTTGTAGAACATATACTCTTGCACATGGTATTGTTGTTTaagttttttagggtttttttttttcaataagaGATGCTTGTTTTGGTTCAAAAAAGTAATCCAAATAATGATATAGAGCCGTTATTTAACAAGTCAATATTAGTCACCTCCAATTTCTCCTAATTAAGCATTCATTTATGTAGTCTTAATAATAGCATACGCTTAATTTCAGCTAAAGTGTTTTTATTGTCGttattaaatatttacctttattatttacatatacATATAGTACTCCATATTCAGAGCTAATCGAAATCAGGTAAACCACATTTGGTCAACAATTCGGGTCTCGAACAGTTAGCCTTTTTATAATAGATCTCGTTTCATGCGAATGATTTAGGGGTACACGCTAAGTTTAACATATGCCAAgcattagagcatccgcattgggggttccttgatagcctacttgatagcctacttgatagtgtttgtattattgagtaggtagtgctgcattggggttccttgatagcctacttgataatattaattttgattttatgtttttcatttaaattttattgcataatttaaattgcatatttaaatactggattaaacataaaatttaaaattacttaaaacataaaaaaaaaatacctaaaaaaatttaaaaacacctaaaaaaatacataaaaattacaCCAAATTCAAATTCTGCAAAAAGCCTCAATCTTCATCGCACATTCAGATCAAgagaaaatccccaaaattcaACCCAAAAAGCCTCCGCCCCGCAGCAGCGCCGCCTCCCCACCGCCCCCTTCCAGCCCCCCGGATCCTCCAACCCCGGCATCCCCTTCCTCTCCTTCGACGTcaactccgccgccgcctccacctcctTCTCCGCCGCGCCGCACTtcccctcctcctccgccgccttcGACGACGAGCCGCCGCTCCTCGAGGAGCTCGGCATCAACACCAAGCAGATCTACCAGAAGACCATCTCCATCCTCAACCCCTTTtcgaatttttcctttttttttttttaaattgggcgcgtgcattgcacgcgccatctcctccgcccttcgagcatactcgataactcgaggagtcctcgaggagctccacgCCGCATTGCCCTCCTCGACGCCTTCCCtctcctcgaggagctcctcgagtacccgcgatgcgggtgctcttagCATAGTAATTTCACGAATAGGTAAATTAatgtataattttaatatatcgAAAAACAAAGTCTTGCTTTTGTATTCACAGTCTGATGAAGAGCGATGATGCTTGCATTTTCCATGCAGACCAATCTCTTAAAAACATGGGCCGACTCTTAACAATTAACTGCCCAATGTTATGGGCCTCAATAAATATTTAGGGTGATTATATACATAGCCTCCATTTTACTCAATGAAGCCtctaatttgttaaaaaatcaaaaatattaATACATGTACAATTTTGCCCTTATAGCCCCCGGATTAAAActttaaaaacaaaattctaAAAGCATAAAAAATACGATGGAATTCAATAATGTATAGCCTCAAATTAATAGGAGTAACTGTAAACTGCAAAAGAAACTTTTAGAAGAACACAATACATATTATAGAAAACTCaacacaaaatactaattttatataattaaaagcaGACAAATGAAGGCAAACAGGAAAGACATAGAGTCGATCTTCAGAGAACCAGAGCTTTCCCCATGGCCGCTGCCTCACTACTCTGTAATGCTTTCTAGCCGCCGCCGTTGTCTTGAAACTAAAAATAGCAATCAACAAATCTTATTTCTCTCAGACATGTGTTAATTTATTTCACAGATCGTTTCATTGAGATAACAATGGTGGACACAGTAAGAGATGAagcggaaaaaaaaaaaaaaaaaaaaaaactatttgtTTTGTTAATATTGGCTTTGTGCAATTTTTTTGCAAAAGACCCCATCATCAAACTGAATCATTAAAAAATTGTCTTCTAAAActcaaaaattcaattttttttaaaatacagCCCCTATCAAGGAGTTGTTCTACGTCTGCCCCTGTGAGATTGTACACTACACGAAGAAATTTAAAGCTTATGCTG
This window encodes:
- the LOC131001256 gene encoding protein POLYCHOME-like — translated: MPEARDRLPREDDVMASYSNRRRIIGGGNRNSDVFILEEEAEDQATGTPFRWRGASMVGTPASMGVARRRGGFGSPRFGRSPNFGRSSSLVMGRENMSPVVGRGRGRGGLRGRGSILLPAWYPRKPLRDITAVVRAIERRRARREEGEGLETESPLLQDQIVHDPSVSTSVAQLEQDLSTTSPLPMAGIRHCPPTIGKVPKILLNITNQSEGDLTCLTPQKKLLNNIETVERVVMEELHKLKRTPSAKKAERQKRVRTLMSMR